A single genomic interval of Amycolatopsis albispora harbors:
- the asnB gene encoding asparagine synthase (glutamine-hydrolyzing) codes for MLSRIKHRGPDDTGEIHRGRVWLGHQRLSIMDVDGGAQPMSDPGGTTHLVANGEIYNHRNIREDLGHELFETGSDSEAALHALIVDGPAGLARLRGMFTLAFMTDDGQFLVARDAVGVKPLYWARKPEVTLFASELRAFDEADRPLVESFPPGCCWSPESGLVRFADAVPAVLRPAHRLPSDTEPGVWGDDLLKSVRETIVAAVENRMMSDVGIGVFLSGGLDSAIVAAVAAEYALRHRQPLPTFAIGAPGSSDLAAARVVADHLGTEHHEIVMTAEDAMTALPKAVRAIEHFDPSLVRSAVPNLLLAEYASKRVHAVLTGEGADELFAGYDYYHQEPFTNPDALQAELVRTVNELHHLNLQRCDRTTMAFGMEARVPFLDRDVIGLALSIPPEHKMIGPGREAKKLLRDAFDGWLPEEILRRGKEQFGDGSGAKDVLEQAVLAAPEVAEAEGVELRSKEEAAFYAIWRSELNGIRPGSTLGLFATT; via the coding sequence ATGCTCTCCCGCATCAAGCATCGAGGCCCGGACGACACCGGGGAGATCCACCGGGGCCGCGTCTGGCTCGGCCACCAGCGTCTGTCCATTATGGACGTCGATGGCGGCGCGCAGCCGATGAGCGACCCCGGCGGCACCACCCACCTGGTGGCCAACGGCGAGATCTACAACCACCGCAACATCCGCGAGGACCTCGGGCACGAGCTGTTCGAGACCGGCTCGGACAGCGAAGCCGCGCTGCACGCGCTGATCGTGGACGGCCCGGCCGGACTGGCCAGGCTGCGCGGCATGTTCACCCTCGCCTTCATGACCGACGACGGGCAGTTCCTCGTCGCCCGTGACGCGGTGGGCGTGAAGCCGCTGTACTGGGCGCGCAAGCCGGAGGTGACGCTGTTCGCCAGCGAGCTGCGTGCCTTCGACGAGGCCGACCGCCCGCTGGTGGAGAGCTTCCCGCCGGGCTGCTGCTGGAGCCCGGAGTCCGGGCTGGTCCGCTTCGCCGACGCGGTGCCGGCGGTGCTGCGCCCGGCGCACCGCCTCCCGAGCGACACCGAGCCCGGCGTCTGGGGCGACGACCTGCTGAAATCGGTGCGCGAGACGATCGTGGCCGCGGTCGAGAACCGGATGATGAGCGACGTCGGCATCGGCGTGTTCCTCTCCGGCGGGCTCGACTCGGCCATCGTGGCCGCGGTCGCCGCCGAGTACGCGCTGCGCCACCGCCAGCCGCTGCCCACCTTCGCCATCGGCGCCCCCGGCAGCTCCGACCTGGCCGCGGCCAGGGTGGTCGCCGACCACCTCGGCACCGAGCACCACGAGATCGTGATGACCGCCGAGGACGCGATGACCGCGCTGCCGAAGGCGGTGCGCGCGATCGAGCACTTCGACCCGTCGCTGGTGCGCAGCGCGGTGCCGAACCTGCTGCTCGCCGAGTACGCCTCGAAGCGGGTGCACGCCGTGCTCACCGGGGAGGGCGCCGACGAGCTGTTCGCCGGTTACGACTACTACCACCAGGAACCGTTCACCAATCCCGACGCGCTGCAGGCCGAGCTGGTGCGCACGGTCAACGAACTGCACCACCTGAACCTGCAGCGCTGCGACCGCACCACGATGGCCTTCGGCATGGAGGCGCGGGTGCCGTTCCTGGACCGCGACGTGATCGGGCTGGCGCTGTCGATCCCGCCGGAGCACAAGATGATCGGCCCCGGGCGCGAGGCCAAGAAGCTGCTGCGCGACGCCTTCGACGGCTGGCTGCCGGAGGAGATCCTGCGCCGCGGCAAGGAACAGTTCGGCGACGGCTCGGGCGCGAAGGACGTGCTGGAGCAGGCCGTGCTCGCCGCGCCGGAGGTCGCCGAAGCCGAGGGCGTCGAGCTCCGGTCCAAAGAGGAGGCTGCCTTCTACGCCATTTGGCGCAGTGAGCTCAATGGCATTCGTCCCGGGTCCACGCTGGGTTTGTTCGCGACCACCTGA